A region from the Benincasa hispida cultivar B227 chromosome 8, ASM972705v1, whole genome shotgun sequence genome encodes:
- the LOC120083463 gene encoding uncharacterized protein DDB_G0271670-like: MKKAQAKRQRIPRRGPGVAELEKILKEQEGAAAAQDIISPPQPTNTHPLSSLNPPRPPPPPPPPPLVPTTDYNASWSNNLPLFPTLEFIPPPLPNSAAAVTASAKKPLFPTTRISDSQLKFAPHFFPSFQYSASSLNVECYNSMVNINPGSASSCPSATSSAGRYFREIEHPSSQISSDFNNIWTSPEEQEKMVSAKRVRAFLEESHREANIESKGPIFKNMATKDSSSSSSSSSSSSSSSSMEMNHSPFNFDSNFRGTKRGFAGQLMSSTKRSGSYQLAEDSNLMALGSSSSSAPNEIAAFNFHLPQETMEASQHRDGGCVSDYYKVTFNSSSSMYESNSNSKGNKETVIGSGAGAGAQVEDEAEADGIDLNLKL, translated from the exons ATGAAGAAAGCTCAAGCCAAACGACAGCGTATTCCCAGGAGAGGACCTGGTGTTGCAGAGCTTGAGAAGATTCTCAAGGAGCAAGAAGGCGCCGCCGCTGCTCAAGACATTATTTCACCACCGCAGCCCACTAATACTCATCCATTGTCGTCGTTAAACCCTCCCCGGCCGCCGCCGCCTCCGCCTCCACCGCCACTTGTTCCAACAACTGACTATAATGCTTCTTGGTCAAATAATCTTCCGTTGTTCCCAACTCTTGAATTCATTCCTCCGCCTCTGCCAAACTCCGCCGCCGCCGTCACTGCCTCCGCCAAAAAACCCTTGTTTCCGACAACCCGAATATCCGATTCCCAATTGAAATTTGCTCCACATTTTTTCCCTAGTTTTCAATACTCTGCTTCGTCTCTCAATGTTGAATGTTACAATTCAATG gtGAATATTAATCCAGGATCTGCCTCATCGTGTCCGTCAGCGACGTCATCGGCGGGGAGATATTTTCGTGAAATAGAGCACCCTTCAAGCCAAATATCTAGTGATTTCAACAACATATGGACCTCACCAGAGGAACAAGAAAAG ATGGTAAGTGCAAAGAGGGTGAGAGCCTTTTTGGAAGAAAGCCATAGGGAAGCAAATATAGAGAGCAAAGgtccaattttcaaaaacatggCGACCAAAGACtcatcttcctcctcctcctcctcttcttcttcttcttcttcttcttcaatggAAATGAATCATTCTCCATTTAATTTCGATTCAAACTTCAg AGGTACAAAAAGGGGTTTTGCTGGGCAGTTAATGAGTTCCACCAAAAGAAGTGGAAGCTATCAATTGGCAGAAGACAGCAATTTGATGGCATtaggatcttcttcttcatcagctCCAAATGAAATTGCAGCCTTCAATTTCCATCTCCCCCAA GAAACTATGGAGGCTTCACAACATAGAGATGGAGGATGTGTCTCAGATTACTACaaagttacatttaactcctccTCCTCCATGTATGAATCAAACTCAAACTCAAAGGGCAACAAAGAAACTGTCATCGGCTCGGGAGCCGGAGCCGGAGCCCAAGTTGAAGATGAAGCCGAAGCCGATGGCATCGATCTGAATTTGAAGCTGTAA